The sequence AACGGGCCAAAAAGCCGTCAACGTCCTGCTCAGCCGCGAGGAAACCTATGCCGACATCGCCCCTATTCGCCTGAACAGCAACGGAATTACGAGTTTCCTCAGCATCATGCGCGGCTGCGACAACATGTGCAGCTTCTGCGTGGTGCCATTCACACGCGGACGCGAGCGCAGCCGCGACCCCGAAAGCATTCTCTCCGAAGCCAAGGAACTCCTCGCGCAAGGCTACAAGGAGGTCACGCTCCTCGGCCAAAACGTGGACTCCTATAAATATGAGGACACCAACTTCGCGCAACTCCTTGAAAAGGTCGCCTTGCTGAGTCCCGACCTCCGTATTCGGTTCAGTACGAGCCACCCCAAGGACATCACGGACGACGTGCTCTACACGATCGCCAAGTACGAAAACATCTGCAACTACATCCACCTGCCGGCGCAGAGTGGCAACAGCGAGGTCCTCGACCGCATGAAACGGGGTTATACCCGCGAATGGTACATGAACAAGGTGCGCCGCATCCGCGAGATTTTGCCCGATTGTGCCATCAGCACCGACATCATCACCGGATTTTGTGGGGAAACCGAAGAGCAGCACCAGGATACCGTGAGCCTGATCGACTGGGGAAAATTCAACTTCGCCTACATGTTCTTCTACAGCGAGCGCCCCGGCACCCTCGCCGAACGGAAGTTTGAGGATGATGTTCCGGAGGAAGTCAAAAAACGGCGCCTTGCGGAGGTCATTGCCTTGCAGCAAAAAAATCAGCTCGAGATGTCGCCCAACCATGTCGGCAAACTGTACAAAGTGCTCGTGGAAGGCGACAGCAAGCGCAGCAAAAAGGACTTCTGCGGCAGAAACAGCGGCAACGATGTGGTGATTTTCCCGAAAGTCGAAGGCATCAAACCCGGAGACTATGTCCACGTGCGGATCAAGGAGGCGACTTCTGCGACGCTTATCGGGGAAATTGAGAGTGGAGAGTTGAGAGTTGAGAGTTGAGAGTTGAAAGTTGAGTTGATTATCAGTTCATTGCGAACGTTGAGATTCTGCGTTTTTAATTGGTATGAGTTCACTTTTTTTGGTTGAGGATGGCAAGTAACATCGACAGTATCAAGATGCGTTTTGGGATTGTAGGTCACAATCCCAAGTTAAAAACCGCCCTCGAAATCGCGATTCAGGTCGCGCCGACGGATGTATCTGTGCTGATTGTCGGCGAAAACGGTACGGGCAAGGATGTCTTCAGCCGCATCATTCACCAATTCAGCAAACGCAAGCACCAAAATTTCATTGCCATCAACACGGGCGCCATTCCGGAGGGGACGATGGACTCCGAATTGTTTGGCCACGAAAAAGGTTCGTTTACAGGTGCCATTGAAACGCGGAAAGGCTATTTCGAAGAAGTGGATGCCGGAACGATCTTCCTCGACGAAATCGGGGAAATGCCGATGGCCACACAAGCCCGCCTTCTGCGATTGCTGGAAAACCAGGAATACCTTCGCGTCGGTAGCTCCAAGATCAAAAAGGCAGACGTGCGCGTGATCACGGCCACCAACAAGAACCTGATCGAACAGATTCGCAAGGGCAAATTCCGTGAAGACCTTTACTTCCGCCTCAACACGATCACGATCAACGTACCCGCGTTGCGGGACCGCGGGAGCGATATCGAAATGCTGTTTCAGTACTTCGCCGACGAATTCGCCAACGAATACAAACGGATGCCGTTGTCGCTGACGCCCGATGCGATTGACTTGATCTATCAGTACCGATGGCCGGGCAATGTGCGGGAATTGAAAAATTTCGTGCATCGCTTGACCGTACTTGTGCGTGAAGATGAAATCACGGCCGACATCATCCGGCAGCACCTCAACATGCGGGAGAGCTATTTGCCGGTTTTCATGGGCAATGAGCCGGTTTTGTCAGAGGATGGCCAAGGAAACCAACGCCGCGAAATGGAAATCCTCTACAAACTCGTCGTGGACATGCGTCGGGACGTAGATGACCTCAAACGCGTCTTGTCCATGGGGATGCCGGGCGTGAATGAGTATGCCGAATCCCACGAACCGATTGAGGACGATGGCGAGACCTATATCATCGAGCCAAGCGGCCGTACCCATTCGGAGCCATTCCGGGGCAACCGGGAACAACCGGTCTCTGTAGAAGGCATTAAACCCGGAAATAACAGCAAACCAAGACTGCTGGAGCAACCGTTGAATTTGGAACACAACGAAAAGGACCTGATTGCCAGGTCATTGGGAAAACACAGCGACAACCGCAAAAAAGCGGCACAGGAATTGGGGATTTCCGAGCGCACCTTGTACCGGAAAATCAAACAGTATGGTTTGGGGTGATTTGTTCGCGCGAAAAGGCATTTGACAATGAAAAAACAATATTTCCTCGCTCTCACGCTGTTGCTCACACTGATTTCAAGTTGTGGGATTTATTCGTTTAAAAGCGGAAAAATCAAGGACGGAATCAAAACGGTCAGCGTCGAATTGTTTGAAAACCAAGCAGCCTTGGTCAATCCGATCTTGGCGGTGGACATGACCGAAAAGATCAAGGATAAGTTCATCTCGCAAAGCAGCCTTCGCTTGGCAAATTTTGACGGCGACATGGCCTTTGAAGGACAAATTGTCCAATATGATGTGCGCCCCGTGGCCATTCAGGGAAATGAAACTGCGGCAAGCAACCGTCTCACGATCGGCATCAAAGTCAAATATACCTGCGAAAAGTATCCCGAAGACAGTTGGGACAAGTCCTTTTCACAGTTCAGTGACTTTGGCAGCAGCCTCAGCCTCAACGACGTGGAAGGTGACCTCGTCAAAGACATCGTGGACCGTCTTTCGCAGGACGTTTTTAACAAAGCACTTTCCAATTGGTGATTTCGAGCATTTAGCAGTTTTGGAAGTCGCCTTCGGCGCCATTCCCACTGCTAACTGCTACTTTCTAACTGCTAACTACGATTGGGGAAATGTGGAAAAATTTCAACGGAATTGTCCATTCTTTCCGAATTGGCTGGAAAAGTCGTAATTTGCGTTCGTGATTCAGGATGTACTGACCCTTTACAAGAAGGCGCAAAACGGAGGTCTCAACGCGCAGGAGGTATTTTGGCTGGAGGGCCAAGCTGCCACGCATCCGTGTTTTGGGAT comes from Bacteroidota bacterium and encodes:
- the miaB gene encoding tRNA (N6-isopentenyl adenosine(37)-C2)-methylthiotransferase MiaB, whose product is MKKGKVTPRVFGPSTATLEAPHDEARQGEAFKLSLDKEFTKHAFIETYGCAMNFSDTEIIASVLNEMGYGFTQDERKADLVLLNTCSIRDNAETRVWNRLESLRYAKKLRPGLMVGVMGCMAERLKKTLLEREQLVDIVVGPDAYRDIPRLIEEVETGQKAVNVLLSREETYADIAPIRLNSNGITSFLSIMRGCDNMCSFCVVPFTRGRERSRDPESILSEAKELLAQGYKEVTLLGQNVDSYKYEDTNFAQLLEKVALLSPDLRIRFSTSHPKDITDDVLYTIAKYENICNYIHLPAQSGNSEVLDRMKRGYTREWYMNKVRRIREILPDCAISTDIITGFCGETEEQHQDTVSLIDWGKFNFAYMFFYSERPGTLAERKFEDDVPEEVKKRRLAEVIALQQKNQLEMSPNHVGKLYKVLVEGDSKRSKKDFCGRNSGNDVVIFPKVEGIKPGDYVHVRIKEATSATLIGEIESGELRVES
- a CDS encoding LptE family protein, coding for MKKQYFLALTLLLTLISSCGIYSFKSGKIKDGIKTVSVELFENQAALVNPILAVDMTEKIKDKFISQSSLRLANFDGDMAFEGQIVQYDVRPVAIQGNETAASNRLTIGIKVKYTCEKYPEDSWDKSFSQFSDFGSSLSLNDVEGDLVKDIVDRLSQDVFNKALSNW
- a CDS encoding sigma-54-dependent Fis family transcriptional regulator, with product MASNIDSIKMRFGIVGHNPKLKTALEIAIQVAPTDVSVLIVGENGTGKDVFSRIIHQFSKRKHQNFIAINTGAIPEGTMDSELFGHEKGSFTGAIETRKGYFEEVDAGTIFLDEIGEMPMATQARLLRLLENQEYLRVGSSKIKKADVRVITATNKNLIEQIRKGKFREDLYFRLNTITINVPALRDRGSDIEMLFQYFADEFANEYKRMPLSLTPDAIDLIYQYRWPGNVRELKNFVHRLTVLVREDEITADIIRQHLNMRESYLPVFMGNEPVLSEDGQGNQRREMEILYKLVVDMRRDVDDLKRVLSMGMPGVNEYAESHEPIEDDGETYIIEPSGRTHSEPFRGNREQPVSVEGIKPGNNSKPRLLEQPLNLEHNEKDLIARSLGKHSDNRKKAAQELGISERTLYRKIKQYGLG